The DNA window TGCAGTAGTCGGCAGGAGATCTGCACAAAGATGTCCCTCTTCCTGGTGGAGCTCTGCAGCTGCCTGCACACGCCCTCTTCAGACCACACCTGGATCAGTGCACGCACCTCCTGGTCACTCCAGTTCCGTCCTGTGTCGGACACCGTTACCACGTGGAACTGCTCGGCGCTAGACTGGTCCAGTGGTGATATGTGGGCCTCTATTAGGGTGGGAGACAGAATAGTGAGTGGGCAACGGGCATAGCTGTTAAAtttcagaaggcatttctgctGTAGGTTATTTGATTACACATACCTAATTCCCTTTGATTTGGGTCTGTGTCCAGCTCATAATCGTCACTATTGTCATCTGAAAGAGACATTTGTTCCAGGACTGTAAAAAGTAGAACTAAGACTAGGCAATGTACTCATTCAGTATCATCattcattaaaacctcaccatCAATCTCAATGACCAGGTCTCCTGCAGGTGCTGTTGACTGTGTCGGACCTCCAAGAGTTTCCAGCCTCCCAGCTCCCCGGTCAACATCAGGTCCTCTCCTCTGCATATCATGGGTCCCATCCTTCCCATCAAGTCCCCTGTCCAGCAATATGGCCTCCAATTCGTCGAAGAATTTCATGTACCTTCCTGGGCCACTGCCGCTGCTGCCTGCGGCGGCCTGGGCGCTCTTGGCCATCTTGTACTCATACTTGAGGTTCTTATATTTTGTGCGGCATTGTTTCCAGTTGCGCACCACTCCGAAACCTCTTTGCATGCGGCGGGCCATCTCCTGGAAGATGGCCTTGTTGCGTAGCGTCCCTTTCAGACGCTGCCGGACGTGGCGGTCAGACCAGACGCACAGCAGAGCCCGCACCTCCTCATCTGTCCAGTGGCGGCCCCCCTCCGGGCCCACGCATTGGGCGTAGGGGAGAGCCCCATGAAGAATCTGACCCGGGACTCCTAAACGAACACACACATACGCTTACATTTTTAAAGGAATGTGAATCAAGGGATACTTTTTTGATATGGTCTGTTACAGATACTCAGGTTTATTTAGATTCCGTGTACTCCTTTTTCTAGGCTACTGGtatgtgactccagttgtgtccGAGTCAACATCTTGGTCACAAAGCAGCCTCTGAGGCTTCTTATTTAGATGAGGGATCACTTAAAGACTGCTAGTTAGACTACTGCTGCATATACTAAACAACTTAAGATTTGGTACTACATTTATTAGGCATAGTCTATGGTCCACTGTTTTTCAGACATTATCTTAACAATCCTTCACCCACAGCTAGTGTGTTGGGATGCCGCAGATCGTTTTATTTTATTGCTTCCTATAACCTACGCCAATTGCTATATACTCTAATTGTTTCAAAGTTTCCGTATACAAATATTTTGTAAGCACTTGTATATTTCTCTCCCAATATAACACTGTTCCTGTAACTCCGAGTTACCTTCCTGCATTGTGACTAAGGAAGAGTGGGCCTCTTTCTCACTGGTcagatcctcctcctcttccaccaaGTCACTTGGGGTCATTTGGGTGTCCATCATGGCTGCTGCCCCCTGATTGTAGTTGTTGAATGTGCCTGGTGATTCAGCCTTCCTGGCTTGCAGTCCCAGCCTCCTGCACTGGGCTTGACACTCCCTCCAGTCCCGCAGCACGCTGAGCCCTCTCAGCTGCTCTGAGATGCATTCAAATGTGGCTCTGCTGCTGACGCCTGAATGCTGAGCTGCTCCCAGCTCCCCCCACACTGACAGAAGAGCCAGCACCTCCGCTTCCCCCCACTGTCCTGCTgctcctgtctcctctacctctaccgtCTCTTCTTCACCTCTTCtttgtctccctgctcctctctccatgttTGAGCTGACCTGGAAACGCTTCTTTCTCTCCCAGCCCCCCTTCCTCTGCTGCCCGGTTCCCTAGGCAACCAGGCGTTTAAGCCTGAGAGGAACGCCCACGCAGCCTCACTACTGGCTTAAGCTTTGTGATGTGGGGGAGGGATGGACTGTAATCCGAGAAGCAGCTTGGCAAATCGTCTGCAGCGCAAGGCCACTCCATATAAGGAAACTCCACTGCAGATACACACAACCCCCCTACACCACCTCTCCTTCACCAAAACGGTTTAGTCTGCCCCAAGGCATTATGCATGCATAAAAGCTGGCCTCAAACATGTTGCATCAAGCAAAGTCGAGTAGGTTTGGCTGTAAGAGATTTAAGGACTGCTGTGTCATTGTTGCAAGTGTTTCCACCTCACTAACACTGTCATTCAAGCAAtctatttgtttttgttttacctAGGGGTCAGGAAAGTGCTGGGATTGTCACAAGCAATGGAGTCAACCCACCAACGTACAACACCCTCAAGGTACAAATGTGTGACAAACAGAACCATTCAGTATGGAAACATGAAAGAGAAATGACTACAATCCTACTCATTCTAGATTACAAAGATACTCAACTTGTCCTCTAATTTACACAACATCCCATCAGTTGCCTCAAACTAGGCATAATACTATCACCcccaaacaacaaaaacaacatttttaAACCCTTCCATCTGTGGGAGTTTCAGTCCTATTAGTTAACTAAAATCTAAGAAGTACAAGGAGAGAACACACTATAGAAATGAGACACTTGTAGCATAAAAACAGGCATGTGATATCATCACTTTAAAGTTTTACTAGTCACAGTTCGGctacatttatttgtatttttaatgcACAGGGTTTTAGGAGAGCAAAGTTCAGTGGGTGTGTACCCAAGATGTCCCTGTCTGCCTATGTGTTGTGATTAGCTGCGTCTCTTCCCAACTCAGGGAATGGGCTTAGTGAATAACGCCTTCCCACCTGAGAACCTTCTGAAGCTGCGCTACGGTAACCTGGGCATCGGGCACACGCGCTACTCCACCACGGGCATCTCTGAGCTGCAGAACTGCCAGCCCTTTGTGGTGGACACACTGCACGGCAAGATCGCTGTGGCACACAACGGGGAGCTGGTCAATGCAGCCGCACTGCGTAAGAAGGTGGGTTGTGCTGTCATAACACACACGGTCGGTGGATTTCTTTGTTTTAAAGgtacattactgtgtgtgttatgtgtatgGCAGGTGATGCGTCACGGTGTGGGCCTGTCCACCAGCTCAGACAGTGAGCTCATCACCCAGCTGCTGGCTCTGACTCCACCCATGGAGGAGCTGGATGCCCCTGACTGGGTGGCCAGGTTGGTTCTAGAACCTTCTATTCTAATAATACCCCATCTCCTCTTTTACCTCCTGTGACACTCTTCTTCATCTTGATTGATTGTTTATTCTCGCCATTGCAGGATAAAGAACCTGATGCATGAGACCCCGACATCCTACTCGCTGCTGGTGATGTACACAGATGTGATCTATGCTATCCGTGACCCGTATGGAAACAGACCCCTCAGTATTGGGCGCCTCGTCCCCATTTCTAAACTCCACACTGCAGGTATTTTTGGTCCTTAGCGCTGCATGGTATTTTTGGATCTCTTGATTTGTGCATTATCTATGAGCAGGGTTACTAATCTATAATCAAATATATTGGCACTCTTGCACTTTGCAATGGAGCAGAGTGTTCTCTTTTCAAAACTGGTTGAATGGCAGGTAAGATAAATTACACATGAATGAGAATCACTTGCCTTCGTTTTAATTTTGAATAATTTCGTTCAGGCCATTGTTCACTTTCAGTCAAAATCTAAATTTCAATATAGAATTTTTCTTTCTTGGTGCTGTGCAGTAGTAAATCAAGCAAATTCACGTGTGAACaccatttttattttaaaatgtctACTCATTTGAGAAGAAATGGTGAATTGTGCCACTGCCAATATATTTGACCACAACTGTATAAAGGGGTGGAAGCGGATGGATGATTGACAGGCCATACTCTGTCCACTGTCAGGTGCTGgcgtgggggagacagagggctgGGTGGTGTCATCAGAGTCCTGCAGCTTCCAGTCCATCGGTGCCAAGTGAGTGCTCTCATCATCATGGTTACTGTTCTCTTATTGCCATGGCAATGTGTGGCTCACAAGCCTCTTTCTGCTCGGTCTGGTCCTCAGGTACTACAGAGAGGTGATGCCTGGAGAGATAGTCCAGATCTCCAAACACGGTGTGAAGTCCCTAAGCATCGTCCCTCGCCCTGAGGGAGACCTCCCTGCATTCTGCATCTTTGAATATGTCTACTTTGCCAGACCAGATTCCATATTTGAAGGTAGGCATATTTAGAAGTTGGCCAGCTAATAACACTAAAACTGATTTAGTACTTAGTCGGTGAGAGTAGTGAATAGTTTGACTGGGAGATTACGGCACACAATGTgtttttttaaaaaacatttatttaactaggcaagtcagtttaaaaaaacaatcatcttatttacaatgacgtcatACTGGGGAacaatgccttgttcaggggcagaatgggaCAGATTTTCACCGTGTCAGCTCTGGGAtgtgatccagcaaccttttggttactggcccaacgctctaaccactaggctacctgcctttgACCTGATGCCAGAGCACCTATAGTTTCCCCCCGGTGTTTCAGGTCAGATGGTGTACACGGTGAGGCAGCGCTGTGGACGTCAGCTGGCCGTTGAGGCCCCTACAGAGGCAGACGTGGTCAGCACTGTGCCCGAGTCTGCTACACCGGCTGCACTGGGATATGCTCAACAGGTGAGGCAGCAAAAACACACTGATCAGGTCTTCTGTCTGTGTTTTCCATGACCATTTTTTTCTATGTAGTCACCTATAGGACATTTTGATAAGTTGCATGTCTTGACTATTCTTTCATATTGTTTTATGCTGGGTATGTATGCATGTGCCTCTCTTGGGCTTCAGTCTGTACTATGCTGTTCCATCTCTGCAGTCGGGACTGCCGTACGTGGAGGTTCTGTGTAAGAATCGCTATGTTGGGAGAACGTTTATTCAACCAAACACACGCCTCAGGCAGTTGGGGGTGGCCAAGAAGTTTGGGGCACTGACAGACAACTTTACAGGCAAGCGAGTGGTGCTCGTTGATGACTCCATCGTCAGGGGCAACACCATCTCCCCCATAATAAAGCTCTTAAAGGAAGCAGGAGCCACAGAGGTGAGTTGCCCAGTTGGATCGCTATCAGCTCTCTTTCTATCAATTATACTACAGGTAATCTCTCCTTGTTATAATGGTTGAGTACTATACTAAGTTTGGTCTTGCGTTGTCTGTAATGACCACTCATTTTGGTTGCTTACCTCCCTCCTATAGGTTCACATCCGTGTTGCCTCACCACCCATCAGGTTCCCATGCTACATGGGCATCAACATCCCCACAAAAGAGGAGCTCATCGCTAACAGGCCAGAGTTTGAGGACATTGCGGGCTACATTGGTGAGATTTGGAACGCTACAAAGTTCATGTTTTTGAGAGTAGTCCCCTCTAGATTCACATTTTAATCTGTGACTTGAGAAATAGTTTGCTAAcaccagttgtgtgtgtgtggcaaactGATGTGTTCTGTAGGTGCAACCAGTGTGAGGTATCTGTCGGTTGAGGGCCTGTTATCAGCGGTGCAGGGAGGAATCCCCTCCCTCCAGGGGAAGGATGAGAGGATCAACACCAATGCCAGCAGGAGAGTGGGCCACTGCACCGCCTGCCTCACAGGCAAATACCCTGTGGAACTGGAGTGGTGACCATTGACCACAACCCTCTCAACAAGTCAGACACAGATGAAGCTGCCATAGATGACCACAACCAAACTGTTCTCGATCACACTACTGCTGTTTATTGTACTTAACTCTGGGGCATTAATGCTGCCATTCTGGCAACACAACCGTATGCATGTCAATGTATTACATTTGAACCCAGCCCTTTCATTCCACGTAAGATTACATTCCATTGTTACTGAAAAGCAACATTTTGTGAGGTGAAAGTAGCTGTGTTCCAACCCCTTATTTCTATCCTCTTATAGGAGAGATGTTACAAGTTGCCTTATCAGCTGTAAGACGCACAAGACTAAACAATGTTTAGTGGAAACAACTTGCCTTCATTTCATATAGCCAAAAATGTTTAAATAGGCAAATACATATGCAGACCTGTTTAAAGTAGTTGAATCctctgtctcccttatttacATGAATCCTCCTGTAAAGTACATTTCAGTTTTTCTATGTTGATCATAATTAGATTTACCCTATTGTGATATGTAAGAAAATTAAAGTGATAAAATAAATCCATACAGCCAAAAAAAAGTCAACTTATTTTATTACAAAGTAATTTAGTATGTATTTTATGCATCTATCCATTCAAAAAACAGCTATTGTTATCCCACGGGGGCATAAAAAGACCTTGTGGGAACACTGTTCATTGTAACAAACGAGTTAGTAATTGGAACATCAGAACTGTTTTAAAAGCTGATATATAAAACAACATTTAACAGTCAGGCATATCATCTCGAGGTGCAGGCCGACATCATTTATACAGAAGCTGTCTCCTAGAGAAACTGGGGAAAGAAGGGAGGCTGGTTAACATGAGAAACAAAAATGAATCTATGAAAGATTAACGACAACACAGAACAGACTGAATAAGGTCATGGTTACCTTGGCGAACAGCCACATTGGCACTCTGCCTTGACAGGTGACTTTCCTGGGGGGAGAAATGGTCTCATCAGAACTGAATACATTCATTGCGGTGGTCAAAGTTCGGAATTTTATTTTCCAAGAAAACAAAGCAAACGAACCTGGATGAATCCCAACAAATCTGTTGTATTTCGCTCTCTAAAACAGGACACAGGACAGCAATGTTATAAAAAATATAAGGAAACAATACTGGTATTCTGTATGTACATTGTTTCTGTGGAAGACCCTTACACAAGCAGGAGAGGGCTGATCAACATGCAGGCCAGACCAGGAGCCTGCAGCTTTCCTGACTTCTGCGTCTGAGTGGTGATGGGGGCTGTGGCGGATCTGAGACAGGCTGGCCCTATGCGGGCTCCAGGTGTGGGAGTCACAGGAGATGTCCCTCTGGGTGGAGGACAAGTGGCTGTCTAAGCGATTCTGGCACCTGATCATTTCTCTCCTCTGGCGGAGAGATCCTGGTGAGTACACGCAGGAGTTGTCTCTGAAGCGTTTGGACTCTGGGGAATGTTTCTGGACCAGCTCCCTGCGACGCTTCCTCATGAcagagtggtgaggagacagGGCCAGGGCAGccagagcagaggaggaggggccTCTGGTggtctctgctctcctctcacaCATGCGACAGGAGGGGACCGATTTGCCCTGACAGACAAGCTTGTGGTATTTGCCCTGACACACAAGCTTGTGGTAGAGCTTCTGGAAGTCCTCATCGATCTGCTTAGTGGAGTTCCTTAGACTGGTGGATGGGGAGAATGAATCCAGGGAATAGTGTCGCTGGAGCTTTGGCTGAGCTGCCCCAGCAGTAGACTCCTGATGGGTGACTCGAGATGAGTGGACTTTCAGTTGGGAGGCACTGCAGGTGTCTAGGTGGTGGAGCTTCCTGGGTGACAGAAGACTCTGAAAAGAGGGGGAAAACGCAGGGGAAGATCTGGGTTCCACCGTCACCATGTTTCTCTGATGATATCCAGCAACGCCTGATTTGAGGCTTGTATGGTCAGTGTTAGGAGATGCACGCTGGCCTTCCCAGCTCAGCAGTCTGGCTCTGTAGGGACTTTGTGCTGCTGAGGAGCGGTAGACAGACCTCTCTGTGTCTGAAGACATGACCACAGGGCGTACTGCTGTGAAAATCCTCTGACTGGGGACGGCACACCTCAGAGATGGGCTGCTCAACCCTCCTGCTGTGGAAGGGCCTTCAGATCTGTCAGGACTGAAGACAAGGGTAGTATACCTAACCCTGGTGGGTGGGGCAGAGGACATAGACACCGTGAAGGTTTGGTTTAGGGGGGCCTCATCTAGCTCAGGGTTCTCCTGTAGGGAGGAGTctgcagagggaggggaggagggagcggaggaggctgcagagggaggggaggagggaggggaggagggagcggaggaggctgcagagggaggggaggggggagcggAGGAGGctgcagagggaggggagggggctgCAGAGGGGGctgcagagggaggggaggagagagcagagggaggggaagagggaggagcagagggaggggaagagggaggagcagagggaggggaagagggaggagcagagggaggggaagagggagcagAGGCGGCAGGACTGGAGCCTGCAGAGGAAGGACAAGAGAAGTCCATCAGTGGAAAACGGCGAGACGGTTGTCCGTTTCCTGAATTTGTCCGCTTCCTGGGTGACTGCCTCTCTGCTGGCCTCTTCTGGAGGATGACCTTGGTCTGTGGAGGATGGGTGCCGTTTGTCCTTTTGAGGTTAAACTTTGGACTCTTGGGGTTACTCACATTCGGTGTGGTGTTCTGAGATGTTGGGAGGATGGATTGGCTAATGTTGAGGTCAGGTTTTCTGTGAGCTGGTCTCAGGGTGCTGTTGAAGGTGCGGTTGAGGTTTCTGTTAGACGACCGCCTGAGTCTGTGGTACCTCCTTAGCACCCCTACAGCTGCGTCGGACACATGTTGGCGCCTCCAGGCCTCTCCCATCTGACTGAGCATGCTGGGATACAGCTCCTGTAGAGTGCTCCGTTGACTGCTCAGAGAGCGCTCCAGCTCCCCATCCTGCTCCTCTGGTGCCCCCCACAGGTTACTTCTAGTCTCATTCACCTTGGAATTGTCCACCCCTGTTGGAGGCGATAAATCCAATTTATTCATCAGAAATGTCAAAAACTTTAAAAAAGTGCTGCAGTTGTATTTCATGTTAACTTTAAAATGTTCAATTCATAAGTCACTGGGGTTTATGTTGAAATAATTAACGTACAGTGGCTGCTCTCGGCAGCCTGATGCATAAAAGAATCGTTACTGGGGGCAGTGACAGCACTCGTGTCTACAGAACCCTCATCGACACAATCACTGCTGGCATCATACTGGTGGTATGAGATGTCCATCTGTTGGAAACCATGAGAAGTACAGTAAGATTTATTTTTCCATGGGGTTTTGTTATGTGTATTTAAATCTTATTCTTGACAAACGCTACTATTATAACATTGCATTTTTGCTACACTGATTATATATTTATATCCTGGATTCTTGACATATCAGGATTACTGTTACGGTGCCACTTGGGTTAATTGACTCATTCGGACATTAAGATTTTATATGTATTGATTATTTGCATACTTTGACCTTTTACTACATTGTTAGGaactagtaacataagcattttgtGGCACTCGCTATAACATCTGCAAAACGGTGTACGCGACCAACAACTTTCATTTTATGCTATAGTAATGTGAACTGTTAACATCTGGTTGGACTCTAATCAgttttctgtgtgtgtaggtcattactccatacatttttttatattacatttatttaacaaggcaagtcagttaagaacaaattcttattttcaatgacggcctaggaacagtgggttaactgtctggcTACCTAGGCTACCATGGCGCCCCAGATTGGGAGAACTGCAATTAGATTAAGTAAAAGCAATTTACCTTGAAGTCTCCAGTGGTGTCATGTGGCCTGTGTATTTCAGAAATATCTAAAAGAACAAAACATAACTTGAATACAGATTTAGATCAATTGAACAAGTGCACATCTCACAGAGAAACAACATGTTGTAGTTCCCTACCTCCTAGTGACAGCTCTGCCAGGCCAGCATCACTCTAAAGAGAAGGTGTGATCCAGAAAGAGATTCCTCAGAAAAAATGTAAAGTCAACATAAACAGAAAATGTACAAAGTGGATGTAAAATAATTAGCCACAGATCATTTACAAACCTTTGACAAGTCCAGCTTTGACAGCGCCAACTCTGACTTGAACATGCAACGGCTCACCTCTTCTCCATCCAATGACAGGATAcatgaaaaaaaaacaagaaaacatCAAGGCATGGAGCCAATTCTTCTGAGTCCAGATGGTTTACCCATCAACATAAAGCTGGCTACTTGTTGTTGACAAGACTAAACAATTATTCTTCAAGCACTGAAGGTCCACAGTGACACCATAAACTGACTTTTGTTTACCTTGGGGAGTTATGTCCTCCAGGTTCACCTCAGTCCCATCATCATGCAGCTTTGAATACTGTTGAGTCAGAAAGAGTAAATACAGGCACATTTGGATGTTTCCCTACAGGgggggtcagagacctggccgtgtggtgccaggataacaacctctccctcaatgtgatcaagacgaAGGActacagtcgtgaagagggcacgacaaagcctattccccctcaggagactgaaatgatttggcatgggtcctcagatccttaaaaggctctacagctgcaccatcgagggcatcactgcctggtatggcaatggcttggcctccgaccgcaaggaactacagagggtagtgcgtacagtccagtacatcactggggccaagtttcctgccatccaggatctctataccaggcgtgccagaggaaggccctaaaaattgtcagactccagccaccccacccatagactgttctctctggtactgccaagtctatgtccaaaaggcttcttaacagcttctacccacaagccataagactcctgaacagctaatcaaatggctacccagactatttgcattgtcaccccacccctcttctacactgttcattatctatgcatagtcactaactctacctacatgtacatattacctcgactaacctgtgcctcgttatgttattttactgctgctctttaattttttattttattttttt is part of the Oncorhynchus keta strain PuntledgeMale-10-30-2019 chromosome 26, Oket_V2, whole genome shotgun sequence genome and encodes:
- the ppat gene encoding amidophosphoribosyltransferase is translated as MSEFEESGIGEECGVFGCVAAGEWPTQLEVAKVLTLGLVALQHRGQESAGIVTSNGVNPPTYNTLKGMGLVNNAFPPENLLKLRYGNLGIGHTRYSTTGISELQNCQPFVVDTLHGKIAVAHNGELVNAAALRKKVMRHGVGLSTSSDSELITQLLALTPPMEELDAPDWVARIKNLMHETPTSYSLLVMYTDVIYAIRDPYGNRPLSIGRLVPISKLHTAGAGVGETEGWVVSSESCSFQSIGAKYYREVMPGEIVQISKHGVKSLSIVPRPEGDLPAFCIFEYVYFARPDSIFEGQMVYTVRQRCGRQLAVEAPTEADVVSTVPESATPAALGYAQQSGLPYVEVLCKNRYVGRTFIQPNTRLRQLGVAKKFGALTDNFTGKRVVLVDDSIVRGNTISPIIKLLKEAGATEVHIRVASPPIRFPCYMGINIPTKEELIANRPEFEDIAGYIGATSVRYLSVEGLLSAVQGGIPSLQGKDERINTNASRRVGHCTACLTGKYPVELEW
- the LOC127912007 gene encoding uncharacterized protein DKFZp434B061-like, which gives rise to MDDFVKNKFQNNVKIYTDHLERIVQKYSKLHDDGTEVNLEDITPQEVSRCMFKSELALSKLDLSKSDAGLAELSLGDISEIHRPHDTTGDFKMDISYHQYDASSDCVDEGSVDTSAVTAPSNDSFMHQAAESSHWVDNSKVNETRSNLWGAPEEQDGELERSLSSQRSTLQELYPSMLSQMGEAWRRQHVSDAAVGVLRRYHRLRRSSNRNLNRTFNSTLRPAHRKPDLNISQSILPTSQNTTPNVSNPKSPKFNLKRTNGTHPPQTKVILQKRPAERQSPRKRTNSGNGQPSRRFPLMDFSCPSSAGSSPAASAPSSPPSAPPSSPPSAPPSSPPSAPPSSPPSALSSPPSAAPSAAPSPPSAASSAPPSPPSAASSAPSSPPSSPPSAASSAPSSPPSADSSLQENPELDEAPLNQTFTVSMSSAPPTRVRYTTLVFSPDRSEGPSTAGGLSSPSLRCAVPSQRIFTAVRPVVMSSDTERSVYRSSAAQSPYRARLLSWEGQRASPNTDHTSLKSGVAGYHQRNMVTVEPRSSPAFSPSFQSLLSPRKLHHLDTCSASQLKVHSSRVTHQESTAGAAQPKLQRHYSLDSFSPSTSLRNSTKQIDEDFQKLYHKLVCQGKYHKLVCQGKSVPSCRMCERRAETTRGPSSSALAALALSPHHSVMRKRRRELVQKHSPESKRFRDNSCVYSPGSLRQRREMIRCQNRLDSHLSSTQRDISCDSHTWSPHRASLSQIRHSPHHHSDAEVRKAAGSWSGLHVDQPSPACRAKYNRFVGIHPGKSPVKAECQCGCSPSFSRRQLLYK